AGCCATGAGATCAGCTCGAAAGATCTTAGTCCAGCAGATAAATGACTAAGAATTGAGGGAAGATTAGCCAATCCGTGGTTTGGTTTCTAGGTGAAGCCTAAGTTTCATAACCTCGTCGGCattgtaaaaatatatgcaaaattagtaCTTACCCTAGCCTCTAACTGGATGCTGCATCACAGATTTGAATCATTCCCCATGTCAAAAAGCGTCATAAAATAGTGCTGAAATATAGAGCTGCATGTTTACTCATCCAAATCCAGGAGGCACATCAGGATCTTCATCGCTAGCATCTCCTGAATGTTTATGCTCGAGCACAGAAGAAAATCCAGGTGGAACATCGTAATCCAAATTGTCAGGCTCTTCTAAATCATCCAACTGCCAGCTGTCCCCCACTTTTGCTTTTATTGCTTTTCGTTTACGACGATTTGGCCTATCAACATTGTTCATTTGGttcttcttattcttcttcttccgcCTCAGAGCAAATCCTGTTGGTTCATTTAAGTCTTCATCTGAAAGTGTAGCACTAGCCGCAAAAGCGCCTGTAGCATCACGAGATTCTAGCTTATTGACTGGTGATGAATCCTTTCGAGAAGAGGACTCGCCATTGTCCTTGCCTCCAGGATTTGATAATTTATCATATACCGACTGCAcagtttcttttatttcagACTGCACGCCATCAGcagatttaattatattccaCAAACAATCAGATACTTGGTTCATCAGCTTGTCCCTGAAATATGGAGGATTCAAATGAAACATCAAGAACCGAGCATTTTGTAGAAACTCTGACAAGAGTATCAAACTCATCATGCAAGTTTTTGACAcaagtataatttatatttgtgtCAGCAGCAAATCTGAAGAGTTATCTTACCCAATTTCCTGGTGTATTGCATCAGAAAGCTGACGTGGTTTCATAGACTCCACGCCTGGACAACTTAGTGATGCTGATTGTTTAACCATTGATATAATATTGCTTCGCAATTCTTCCTGTTGATAATTACAGAACTACTGTTATATATCAGAATACAGGAACAGATAATAGTGGGAGGCAGggaaaagataattttatcattcatttaCTGTATTAGTGCTAAATTATATTCCTCCAatgatttttttcacaaaaaaaagtaaaatttaaattgttatggTTCAGTATAATAAAATTCCTATATACTTATCCTACCTACTCATGTTGCAGTTGCAGCAAAGTCATGGCATAGAATCTAACAGGAACTAGGCCAAAATATTCATTCCCAATGTATATTTGCCTTTATATGTTTTAGTTTTCTCTATCCAATATCCATCATGGTACAATAATACTGGAACCAATTccaatgatattttattagcAAAAATAACATGTATAGAGTTATGGTTCGGAATGATGAAATGGTCTTATACTTATCCACACTTCAACATGTCCCCATTTCAACAAAGTCATGACACTGAATCTGACAGAAATTAGCCAAATAGTCTCTtcatgtatattttaatttatattttgagttCTCTTTCCATCGCAAATTGGCAatacaataattatgaaaCTAACTCAAATGAGTTTTCACCAAAAATTAATACACACAGTTGTCACACAGTGCCATCCCCAATTCGCCTATTTATATGGGACTCagggagtatatagtactcctatctCAGAAAAAAGGGAAACAAGTATCTGCAAATATTTAGGGGAtcctttattaaaaatagttttgatTATGATGAGTGCTCTTATTGGACCACCTACAAAAAGTACAAATACTATTCTAGAGTTGCGACTGAAAGCTTCTAGTCTTTTCTTGCATAAAGTGGTGACATGGTACACTGACTATCCAACTCtacttaatatatatactacaatGTAGGACAAATTACAGTTAAGTAAGCTCTTGATACTTAAgataacaattttaaaaattcactTTGCAACCTTCAGTCCTTCATCTAACTCTTTAGCTGAATTTAAAATAGGTGTATATTGTCCATAGAGTGAGTCACAGAGGtatttttgtatattgataaaatacCAATAAGTGGTCTTATGCTGCTACCATGACTATTGGCCTGTAACAACCTGGTTCAGAAATCTCCTACCAGCATAGATGTCAACTTGTCAAGTACTCTAAAATACATATGTCAGATTAACCGCAAAGACCCAATTTTAGAAGGTTTTCTCTGCAAGTATACTTTCTAACTTAACACAAGCTCTATTTTTACAAACTTCGAAAGAAGGACAAGACAATTAGTCTTGCATTTCAAAGTGTATAAAGGAGTGGAGTATAATGAATCTCATACATCAAGGTAGCAAAGGGACTAACGCCATCCAACAAAAGTTAGATGTTTCTTATATCAATGCCATCCTTGATTTAGCAACCTGTTTATCTCAACTCTCTATCTTTAGATTGTTTTATAGCACTATATAATGGAGTAGCTGTTTCACAACAGCGTTCATTCATCAAGTTTTCCATACGCCTTGAAAATATGTATAAGTTCATTTTTTCCCTTCTGAACCACACAAGACCAGGAACAGGAGAAAATGGGTGGAAATTGTTCTGTTTCATTCATGGCAATGACTGAAATGATGAACGTAAAGCTACTGCTACTTGTAAATCCCTAGCATTTGGGTCATTAAATACACATGTCATTGCTTAATCCTTACCATGCTTTTATAATGTTGCGGTATTAGGTGTAATACTGTCAAGAACTAAAGGATCCAACCAAAACATAAACCTTTTGCATTGCACCAAACATCAAAAACcttatctcaaaataaaaaaaataaaccacaaaacaaatttcaacCAAACTATGATGAACTTAGACATCCCCACCAAACATTTTATCCATCGCAACTCCTATACTGAACTACACTGTATTTTGCAGTTACccacaaaataaatgattaagTCACAATCTATGGAAGAAAATTCCTCAACAAGAGTCCAATAACAGACGGTTTGGCACACAGTTAACTTAGTTTAGTGAACACGTAAATActaacaaaaacacaaaattaaaatttcatttgtttattatGGGTTAAATTTACCACAGTAGGAAAACACCAGCAATTCATCCTTATCCAACAAAGTAAACTAGGCCAAATCTGTTAAGGAGGAAGCACCAATTTCAAGGTTGCAACTCTTGGCGAGAAAACTATTTAAGTTCACGATAGCACATATGCACCGGAAAATAAATACAGCAGCTAATTTAATAAAGCATACAAAGCTTAACAAAATTCGCCAATTGAAAGGCTCAAGTGAGGCAGAAAACTC
The genomic region above belongs to Salvia hispanica cultivar TCC Black 2014 chromosome 3, UniMelb_Shisp_WGS_1.0, whole genome shotgun sequence and contains:
- the LOC125211511 gene encoding uncharacterized protein LOC125211511 gives rise to the protein MVDTGSNGSGGRVKPEDVISTLKDDGDFDRLRRKIIRKLKDDEELRSNIISMVKQSASLSCPGVESMKPRQLSDAIHQEIGDKLMNQVSDCLWNIIKSADGVQSEIKETVQSVYDKLSNPGGKDNGESSSRKDSSPVNKLESRDATGAFAASATLSDEDLNEPTGFALRRKKKNKKNQMNNVDRPNRRKRKAIKAKVGDSWQLDDLEEPDNLDYDVPPGFSSVLEHKHSGDASDEDPDVPPGFG